A genomic window from Anthocerotibacter panamensis C109 includes:
- a CDS encoding phage tail protein gives MQVPETPLPLRPQDLLEEGKRLVAYPGEPSEMVLHLYNQSPTQTLHNLKIQVEGDFPAYWCRLGTEGRELLPQKQMDAVLYFQIPATFFEDDARSHAPLNADYTCRLTITYREGNDTQIICEQFPFHVRPRSLYLNYLPQLYREVDFIGRFLKVFEETFEPAVQIMDTLWAYLDPLTAPEAMLPFLAHWVAWPVEFHWPLVQQRRLIRHALEIYRWRGTRRGLRFYLHLYTGLPLDEDLPEAAKHISIVEPTGQGFVLAQARLGEGALLGGGRPYHFIVHLRGASQVDEGLVRQILDQEKPAFCTYELYIDGLTSLPASAL, from the coding sequence ATGCAGGTGCCCGAAACCCCTCTGCCACTCCGACCGCAGGACCTGCTGGAGGAGGGCAAACGGTTGGTCGCCTATCCCGGCGAACCCAGTGAAATGGTCCTGCACCTCTACAATCAAAGTCCTACCCAGACGCTACACAACCTAAAGATCCAGGTCGAAGGCGACTTCCCCGCCTATTGGTGCCGCTTGGGTACAGAGGGGCGGGAGTTGCTACCGCAAAAACAAATGGATGCCGTGCTCTACTTTCAGATACCGGCCACTTTCTTTGAGGATGACGCGCGCTCCCATGCTCCCCTCAACGCGGATTATACTTGCCGCCTCACCATTACCTACCGCGAAGGCAACGACACCCAGATTATCTGCGAACAATTTCCCTTTCATGTCCGGCCTCGCAGCCTCTACCTAAACTACCTGCCCCAGTTGTACCGGGAGGTTGATTTTATTGGGCGTTTTCTGAAGGTCTTTGAAGAGACCTTCGAGCCAGCAGTCCAGATTATGGATACTCTCTGGGCTTACTTGGACCCTTTGACTGCTCCTGAAGCCATGCTGCCCTTTCTAGCGCACTGGGTGGCTTGGCCGGTGGAATTCCATTGGCCGCTAGTCCAGCAGCGCCGTTTGATCCGCCATGCGCTGGAGATTTACCGCTGGCGGGGCACCCGGCGGGGCCTGCGCTTCTACCTGCATCTGTACACAGGGCTCCCCTTGGATGAAGATCTGCCCGAAGCCGCCAAACATATTAGTATCGTCGAACCCACGGGCCAGGGTTTTGTGCTGGCGCAAGCGCGTTTGGGCGAAGGAGCCCTGCTCGGAGGAGGCCGCCCCTACCACTTCATCGTGCACCTGCGGGGTGCAAGTCAGGTGGATGAGGGCTTGGTCCGGCAGATCCTAGACCAGGAAAAGCCTGCTTTTTGCACCTACGAACTATACATTGATGGCCTAACTTCTCTACCTGCGAGTGCGCTATGA
- a CDS encoding COG1470 family protein, protein MSASRPSPLLLRFDPIQARVVSPGTTTEVFLNIRNQGRQTAEILVTVEAEVAPLRSWLLTPRERLVLGPDQTGQVTLRFQVPALTPVAKYPYTVILDAPQHYPDETPLRYAHALEVTNPDRTSSGSAPLKVVLDPPGSQVVYPGDSFDLGVVVTNRDTQSPTVVVSVVELSQMYQWCQPPRQGRFSLGPGQYTEVTFHFQIPDQALSGTYEYGVLVEAPEHYPDPILRSQLLVIQPRPANAQVRDNDPTFILNPVTSPELPALLTTGTPYKPSSPLTVTVQVHNRSNQVDRFQVTCPDLEEAWYTVRYQGGSLGGVGIISGATALELNPGTRGEVIVLFQPPQGTLAGVYAHTIQVTSANNRALNLLDLLYLQVPPVYELEVELRTILGKVAHSEGQYAVKLVNRGNTVRELTIQALHVDEDDLCTFRLEPSQARLLPGKTANIDLRVQPRPWWRQPLFGAGRDLNFRLDLEDAKGQELPPNLPQSTLLWRARPWWQLAFVAISILGLIGAVVLLVLWLQRPPEPPKLTVTTEDYILLEGKSTFIFLNWRIENVAQVKQLDLSGQRDGIVDSSLARSYDFSKGDFGGLKCPLEGGVLTCTSIRTAAKRPGKYRFKLTARTKQGETVVQDADVIEIKPTPKAAVKVIAPRIISFTIDGKPIPPSGTKLTFEVNDPKKPVRDPKLLWQVEGTDVTVDLIKYGAPNTVGPKPTQSDTYTLNRATAIETITLRVTPKTGNPISRTVTIQTIDKTPIPEVPPAPLPPATPAPATKNP, encoded by the coding sequence ATGTCCGCCAGTCGGCCCAGTCCGCTCCTCCTGCGCTTTGACCCCATCCAGGCTCGGGTGGTCTCTCCAGGTACTACGACTGAAGTTTTCCTGAATATCCGCAATCAAGGCCGCCAGACCGCTGAGATTTTAGTTACGGTCGAAGCTGAAGTCGCACCCCTGCGCTCCTGGCTACTCACCCCGCGCGAACGGCTGGTCCTCGGCCCCGATCAGACGGGTCAGGTGACCCTGCGCTTCCAGGTCCCGGCCCTGACTCCAGTGGCTAAGTATCCTTATACGGTTATTTTGGATGCTCCCCAGCATTACCCGGACGAAACGCCACTGCGCTATGCCCACGCGCTAGAAGTCACCAACCCCGACCGCACCAGCTCCGGTAGTGCCCCACTCAAAGTCGTCCTCGACCCACCAGGAAGCCAAGTCGTCTACCCCGGAGATAGTTTTGACCTGGGAGTGGTCGTGACTAACCGGGATACCCAAAGCCCGACCGTGGTCGTCTCGGTCGTCGAACTGTCCCAGATGTACCAGTGGTGCCAGCCGCCCCGCCAGGGCCGGTTCTCCCTTGGCCCCGGACAATATACCGAGGTCACCTTCCACTTTCAGATACCAGACCAAGCCCTCTCAGGAACCTACGAGTACGGGGTGCTCGTCGAGGCTCCCGAGCACTACCCCGACCCGATCCTGCGCTCCCAACTCCTAGTAATCCAGCCCCGGCCTGCCAATGCGCAGGTCCGCGACAACGACCCGACGTTTATCCTCAATCCGGTCACAAGCCCGGAATTGCCTGCCCTACTCACCACGGGTACTCCCTACAAACCCAGTTCGCCGCTCACCGTCACCGTACAGGTCCACAACCGCTCCAACCAGGTGGACCGCTTCCAAGTCACCTGCCCCGACCTAGAGGAAGCTTGGTACACGGTGCGCTATCAGGGAGGCAGTTTGGGAGGAGTGGGTATCATCAGTGGGGCCACCGCACTGGAACTCAATCCAGGCACCCGTGGCGAAGTCATAGTACTCTTTCAGCCGCCCCAAGGAACGCTGGCAGGGGTCTATGCCCACACGATCCAGGTCACCTCAGCCAACAACCGCGCCCTCAACCTCCTCGATCTGCTCTACCTCCAGGTTCCTCCCGTCTATGAATTAGAGGTAGAACTGCGGACCATCTTAGGCAAGGTCGCCCATAGCGAGGGCCAATACGCAGTAAAGCTCGTCAACCGGGGCAACACCGTGCGCGAACTGACGATCCAGGCCCTGCATGTAGACGAAGATGACCTGTGCACCTTTCGCTTAGAGCCCAGTCAGGCGCGACTCCTCCCCGGCAAGACCGCCAACATCGACCTGCGCGTCCAACCCCGTCCTTGGTGGCGGCAGCCTCTTTTTGGGGCGGGGCGCGACCTCAACTTCCGCCTCGATCTAGAGGACGCCAAGGGTCAGGAACTCCCGCCAAACCTACCCCAGAGTACCCTGCTCTGGCGGGCTCGGCCCTGGTGGCAACTGGCCTTCGTCGCTATCTCCATCCTGGGATTGATTGGAGCGGTAGTCCTGTTGGTGCTGTGGCTACAACGCCCGCCCGAGCCGCCTAAACTGACGGTGACCACCGAAGACTACATTTTGCTCGAAGGCAAAAGCACTTTTATCTTCCTCAACTGGCGTATTGAGAACGTTGCTCAGGTTAAGCAATTGGACCTGAGCGGTCAGCGAGACGGCATCGTGGATAGTTCCTTGGCCCGCAGCTACGACTTTAGCAAGGGTGATTTCGGGGGGTTGAAGTGTCCCTTGGAGGGCGGAGTGTTGACCTGTACCAGCATTCGCACCGCCGCCAAGCGCCCCGGTAAGTACCGCTTCAAGTTGACAGCGAGGACGAAGCAGGGTGAGACTGTCGTTCAGGATGCAGACGTGATTGAGATTAAACCCACCCCTAAAGCCGCTGTTAAAGTCATCGCACCGCGCATTATCTCCTTTACGATTGACGGCAAACCCATTCCGCCCTCCGGTACCAAGCTCACCTTTGAGGTCAACGACCCCAAAAAACCCGTCCGCGACCCGAAACTGCTCTGGCAGGTGGAGGGCACCGATGTCACTGTAGACCTGATTAAGTATGGAGCCCCCAACACCGTCGGCCCCAAACCAACCCAGTCAGATACCTACACCCTGAATCGGGCTACAGCCATCGAGACGATTACGCTGCGGGTGACCCCCAAGACGGGCAACCCCATCTCTCGGACCGTTACGATTCAGACGATCGACAAAACACCAATCCCGGAAGTCCCGCCCGCTCCCCTGCCACCCGCTACGCCTGCTCCAGCTACCAAGAATCCTTGA
- a CDS encoding DUF4159 domain-containing protein encodes MSQFYPFPPIQSFERLQAADGLLINAERWDLAHSYHRKRQNFHFQSLHHPGIVSGLGVSVIPTGAAVPNQYRDGRSVQLQPGIALDVSGNPIVVPEPENFQIAVQVGEEPLMVYLVVSYVDPDDLRLPGNRTLVRETFRIDLKTSLPANNEVEVCRILLQPGPVQLSVPADVFFPGYNNLDLRFRSQARARSQAMVRVAQVTHSDPTHTRNFFNLSYLLRAVEALYPALAGAGDVGQVTLDPQEETVGNYDLLYLTGRDSLNLDAGQRRVLAAYLARGGVLLVEAPPDAPALMESTMALAEQFKTPLDYLERLRRNHPLRTQPFLFAALPTLNQQSLRLLTGGGIILVVGDLIAACGLDEALSSSRVAIRTAQELGVNLLHYAWRRQSLVGLQSEDSLESST; translated from the coding sequence ATGAGCCAGTTTTACCCCTTCCCACCAATCCAGAGCTTTGAGCGACTCCAAGCCGCCGATGGTCTGCTCATCAACGCTGAGCGCTGGGACCTTGCCCACAGCTACCACCGCAAGCGCCAAAACTTTCACTTTCAGTCGCTGCACCATCCAGGGATCGTGAGCGGTCTGGGGGTGAGCGTCATCCCCACCGGGGCTGCGGTGCCCAACCAGTATCGAGATGGTCGCTCTGTGCAGTTGCAGCCAGGGATTGCGCTGGATGTGAGTGGAAATCCCATCGTCGTGCCCGAGCCCGAGAATTTTCAGATTGCGGTGCAGGTGGGGGAGGAGCCCCTGATGGTCTATCTGGTGGTGAGCTATGTGGACCCGGATGACTTGCGCCTCCCAGGTAACCGCACGCTGGTCCGGGAGACCTTCCGTATCGACCTCAAGACCAGCCTCCCTGCCAATAACGAGGTCGAAGTCTGCCGCATCTTGCTCCAACCCGGACCGGTCCAACTCAGTGTGCCCGCCGATGTGTTCTTTCCGGGCTACAACAATCTCGATCTACGCTTCCGCTCCCAAGCGCGGGCCCGGTCCCAGGCAATGGTGCGCGTGGCGCAAGTAACCCACAGCGACCCGACCCACACCCGCAATTTCTTCAACCTCTCCTACCTCCTGCGAGCTGTAGAGGCCCTCTATCCCGCCCTCGCTGGAGCCGGTGATGTGGGCCAAGTGACCCTCGATCCCCAGGAAGAGACCGTAGGAAACTACGATCTGCTCTATCTCACAGGCCGCGACAGCCTCAATCTGGATGCGGGCCAACGCCGGGTTTTAGCGGCTTATCTCGCTCGGGGTGGGGTATTGCTGGTAGAGGCTCCCCCCGATGCCCCGGCGCTCATGGAGAGCACGATGGCCTTGGCTGAACAGTTTAAGACGCCCCTCGACTATCTGGAGCGCCTCAGGCGCAATCACCCGCTCCGTACCCAGCCCTTCTTGTTTGCAGCCCTGCCTACGCTCAACCAGCAAAGCCTGCGCCTGCTGACCGGCGGGGGGATCATCTTAGTGGTGGGTGATTTGATTGCAGCTTGCGGGTTGGATGAAGCGCTGTCCTCTTCCAGGGTCGCCATCCGCACCGCTCAGGAGTTAGGGGTCAACCTCCTGCACTACGCTTGGCGTAGACAGAGTTTGGTCGGGCTCCAGTCGGAAGATTCCCTGGAATCCTCGACCTGA
- a CDS encoding WD40 repeat domain-containing protein, whose amino-acid sequence MEQRLISAELSDKEITFRPGGVPAVFRVTVTNESDRLADFQIEVTASGAEYNPVLGWYRLPIEAGTKKPPGSVTPFEVSIVEAPIPGFVGVVNLIVRVFSTELRQERRSLLRLRIEPGAMGALLDLGLPVRRLGVYPRNKVEVPVSLRNLTRQPTEVIVRLLGLDPTWLPEGSERRVQLPPAAKLDVSFVCQPPSPTQALSQDYPFTVEATALLDGSVTPATGVLEVLPFGFVQFRCDTPKRQYPEQGGWLPILKGDPAAYDLAFKNTSNLQQQVEVQVVGDPLCVCALDPSDAPLEPGASTCLRLTASKPRPWIGLAQYLRLKTTAKLSDERLGSTDPASLTLELAVMPVIPPWLQLAILGLIAALVLLILSLWPAEGHTGPVRSVRFSGDGYTVLSGSDDLTIRRWRVQEDHLTADGVLAKTDKAIARLRYRPKFNDQVAAALENGEVDLWNVLNKNQQTPLKEFVYKKEDRVRDLLFTGDSKFLFVGIAQNGVLRWELPDGDTPPTLLNQQVLDFTNSAMVLAGANERTLVVAGNFNRLVLWDWRAARARPRRVQVQGDAGDGNYNQTLATVQIKDVTLLAMGDTQGAITLWNLAGCAPSTPEAPLICPVLARWKAHDSVLSLALSKDGHYLVSGGFDGRVVLWTLPVNGDYDLGVIQGTREEIERRSRPINSVDMIAVGSSLQIVSGGDDAQVKLSLHRLEAR is encoded by the coding sequence ATGGAACAACGACTGATCAGTGCCGAGCTATCCGACAAAGAAATCACCTTCCGCCCTGGAGGAGTACCCGCTGTCTTCCGGGTGACCGTCACCAACGAGAGTGACCGGCTGGCGGACTTTCAGATCGAGGTAACTGCTTCTGGGGCTGAATACAACCCGGTCCTCGGCTGGTACCGTCTGCCCATCGAAGCCGGGACCAAAAAGCCCCCCGGCAGTGTCACGCCTTTTGAGGTGAGCATTGTCGAAGCACCTATTCCTGGCTTTGTGGGAGTGGTGAACCTGATTGTGCGGGTCTTCTCCACAGAACTGCGGCAGGAGCGCCGCAGTCTACTCAGGTTGCGCATCGAACCTGGAGCGATGGGTGCGCTCTTAGACCTGGGGTTGCCGGTGCGTCGCCTTGGCGTTTATCCACGCAACAAAGTCGAAGTCCCGGTGAGCTTGCGCAATCTCACCCGCCAGCCCACGGAAGTTATCGTTCGCCTGTTGGGGCTCGACCCCACTTGGTTGCCTGAAGGTAGCGAACGCCGGGTGCAGTTGCCCCCCGCCGCCAAACTGGATGTGAGTTTTGTCTGTCAGCCCCCCAGCCCGACCCAGGCGTTGAGCCAGGACTATCCTTTCACTGTCGAAGCTACGGCCCTCCTGGATGGCTCCGTTACACCCGCTACGGGAGTCCTGGAGGTTTTACCCTTCGGCTTCGTCCAGTTTCGCTGCGATACCCCCAAGCGCCAGTACCCCGAGCAAGGCGGATGGTTGCCAATTTTGAAGGGAGACCCTGCTGCCTATGATCTAGCTTTCAAAAACACAAGTAATCTGCAACAGCAAGTCGAAGTCCAGGTGGTGGGTGATCCGCTATGCGTCTGTGCCCTAGACCCATCCGACGCTCCCCTAGAACCGGGTGCTTCCACCTGCTTACGCCTGACTGCGAGCAAACCCCGGCCCTGGATTGGCCTTGCTCAATACCTGCGCCTGAAGACTACTGCCAAGCTCTCCGACGAACGGTTGGGGAGCACTGACCCAGCGAGCCTTACCTTAGAGCTAGCGGTCATGCCGGTCATCCCTCCCTGGTTACAGCTTGCCATACTGGGGCTGATAGCTGCTCTGGTGCTCTTGATCCTCAGTTTGTGGCCCGCTGAGGGGCATACCGGACCGGTGCGCAGTGTGCGTTTTAGCGGCGATGGCTACACGGTTTTGAGCGGTTCTGATGATCTGACCATCCGCCGTTGGCGGGTCCAAGAGGACCATCTCACTGCTGATGGGGTCCTCGCCAAGACGGATAAGGCCATCGCCCGTCTGCGCTACCGCCCCAAATTCAACGATCAGGTGGCTGCCGCGCTCGAAAATGGCGAGGTGGACCTGTGGAACGTCCTCAACAAAAACCAGCAGACGCCCCTCAAAGAGTTCGTCTACAAAAAAGAAGACCGGGTACGCGACTTGCTCTTTACGGGCGACTCGAAGTTCCTGTTTGTGGGGATTGCCCAAAACGGGGTCTTGCGCTGGGAATTGCCCGATGGGGACACCCCGCCCACGCTCCTGAACCAGCAGGTCCTCGACTTTACCAATTCCGCTATGGTCCTAGCTGGAGCCAACGAACGGACCCTGGTTGTCGCGGGCAACTTCAACCGTCTGGTCCTCTGGGACTGGCGTGCTGCGCGTGCCCGCCCGCGCCGCGTCCAGGTCCAAGGCGATGCCGGGGATGGCAACTACAACCAAACCCTGGCTACGGTGCAGATCAAAGACGTGACCCTCCTCGCTATGGGGGACACGCAAGGCGCGATCACCCTCTGGAATCTGGCGGGCTGTGCCCCCAGCACCCCCGAGGCACCCCTGATCTGTCCGGTCCTCGCCCGCTGGAAAGCCCACGACTCGGTGCTCTCCCTGGCCTTGAGTAAAGATGGGCACTATCTGGTCAGTGGGGGCTTTGACGGACGGGTAGTCCTCTGGACCCTGCCGGTCAATGGAGACTACGACCTCGGCGTGATTCAGGGCACCCGCGAGGAAATCGAACGCCGTTCCCGTCCGATCAATAGCGTAGATATGATCGCCGTGGGCTCTTCCCTCCAGATTGTGAGCGGGGGCGATGATGCTCAAGTGAAGCTGTCCCTCCACCGCCTGGAGGCCCGCTGA
- a CDS encoding FHA domain-containing protein, with translation MSLACPSCGISNPPDTRYCEDCGVELIQPAAPLEPPPPRPPLPMAAASVLRGTSPPTRITEDVFVRPRSSPPVSGTRLQLTEAFLVHLGTGARLEVPVEKSIAYIGRANDDFPPDIDVSHLPDSDIVSRIHAAVHIQETTFFLEDAGSSNGTFLNDQPLPAGARHRRLLQPGDTFYLGKEHKVGFTFDLAT, from the coding sequence ATGTCCCTTGCCTGTCCCAGTTGTGGTATCTCCAATCCCCCGGACACCCGCTATTGCGAGGATTGTGGTGTGGAGCTGATCCAACCCGCTGCGCCCCTAGAACCGCCCCCACCGCGCCCGCCACTCCCGATGGCTGCTGCCTCCGTGTTGCGCGGGACTAGCCCCCCGACGCGGATCACAGAGGACGTATTTGTTCGCCCCCGCTCCAGCCCTCCGGTCTCAGGAACCCGCCTCCAACTGACGGAAGCCTTTCTGGTCCACCTCGGCACGGGAGCACGGTTGGAGGTCCCAGTCGAGAAATCCATCGCCTACATCGGCAGAGCCAATGACGACTTTCCCCCTGATATCGATGTCTCTCACCTGCCAGATTCGGATATCGTCTCGCGCATCCATGCTGCAGTCCATATCCAGGAGACCACATTCTTTTTGGAAGATGCCGGGAGCAGCAACGGTACCTTCCTCAACGACCAACCACTCCCGGCGGGTGCCCGTCACCGCCGCCTGCTCCAACCAGGGGACACTTTCTACCTAGGAAAAGAGCATAAAGTCGGTTT